In Mycoplasmopsis meleagridis, the genomic stretch CCTATTCCTATTCTTAATTTTTTAAATTCGTTGCTATTTAACTGCACTCTGACATTTTCTACGCCATTATGTCCTGCAGAAGAGCCTCCGATTTTAATTTGTGCTTGGCCAATTTCAAAATCTTTTTCATCATGAATTACTAAAATATCAGAAGGTTGAATCTTATAAAACCTACTAATTGCAGCAACAAATTGACCAGAATTATTCATGTAGGTATCAGGTTTCGCAATAATCAAATCATCAATAATTGCATATTTACCCTCGAATTTAGATTTATCAAACGAAATATTTAATTTTTTTAATATTCTATCAA encodes the following:
- the pth gene encoding aminoacyl-tRNA hydrolase, coding for MKLIVGLGNPGESYKLTRHNIGFLVIDRILKKLNISFDKSKFEGKYAIIDDLIIAKPDTYMNNSGQFVAAISRFYKIQPSDILVIHDEKDFEIGQAQIKIGGSSAGHNGVENVRVQLNSNEFKKLRIGIGKDPVIPLKEYVLSKFEIRELEILENVIEISAEASLSFAYNDIKVVMEKFNVNKKKKNNISS